CTCGGGAGGATCCAGAACCGGGGAAGCGTTCCCGCGCTCGTCCGCGCCCTCTCGGATCCGGCTCCCGCCGTGCGCCGGGAGGCGGCGTTCGCGCTCGGGCTCGTGGCGGACACCACGGCCGGCCCTGCGCTCGCGCGGCGGATCGACGTGGAGACGGACCCGTCGACCCGCGCCGTGCTCGTGGCCGCGCTCGGAGACGCAGGGGGAAGGCCCGCCGCCGCTCCCGCGCTCAACCGCGCGCTCCGCGCCCAGGATCCCGCCGTGCGGCGCGCGGCGGCACTCGCGGCGGCGCGGCTGCGCGACTCGACGCTCGTGGACGCGCTCGCGTCGGCGAGCCGCGACGCGACT
This window of the Candidatus Eisenbacteria bacterium genome carries:
- a CDS encoding HEAT repeat domain-containing protein, which gives rise to MIRIAATAIVLAGLASVDAPTRASAQRSKPRAGTAAAPAPFTPTSAQRERLRDMLAREGNRDTTDLARWLAEDAAPPMRAAAARSLGRIQNRGSVPALVRALSDPAPAVRREAAFALGLVADTTAGPALARRIDVETDPSTRAVLVAALGDAGGRPAAAPALNRALRAQDPAVRRAAALAAARLRDSTLVDALASASRDAT